From Erwinia pyri, a single genomic window includes:
- a CDS encoding D-amino acid dehydrogenase, protein MRVVILGSGVVGVASAWYLAQAGHEVTVIDRQPGVALETSAANAGQISPGYAAPWAAPGVPLKAVKWMFQRHAPLAIRPDGSRFQLEWMWQMLRNCDMRHYQENKSRMVRIAEYSRDCLKLLRQETGIAYEGRQGGTLQLFRTSQQFESATKDIAVLKEAGVPYELLEAARLAEAEPALAATQHKLTGGLRLPNDETGDCQLFTQRLAEKAAGAGVTFRFTTPVDALLQEGNKIAGVKCGAETITADAFVVAFGSYSTSLLKDIVSIPVYPLKGYSLTIPIKDAGASPVSTVLDETYKVAITRFDDRIRVGGMAEIVGYNTKLLPARRETLEMVVGDLFPQGGEIAQASFWTGLRPMTPDGTPIVGRTPLKNLYLNTGHGTLGWTMACGSGQLLSDIISGRTPAIAADDLSVMRYLPGFYPSLGPLHAAR, encoded by the coding sequence ATGCGAGTTGTGATTCTGGGTAGTGGTGTGGTAGGTGTGGCAAGCGCCTGGTATCTGGCGCAGGCCGGGCATGAGGTGACGGTAATCGATCGCCAGCCTGGCGTGGCGCTGGAAACCAGCGCAGCAAACGCCGGGCAGATTTCGCCAGGTTATGCTGCGCCCTGGGCGGCCCCGGGCGTTCCTCTTAAGGCAGTAAAATGGATGTTCCAGCGCCATGCACCGCTGGCAATTCGTCCCGACGGCAGCCGCTTCCAGCTGGAGTGGATGTGGCAGATGCTGCGCAACTGCGACATGCGCCACTATCAGGAAAATAAAAGCCGCATGGTAAGGATTGCCGAATACAGCCGCGACTGCCTGAAACTGCTGCGTCAGGAGACCGGCATTGCCTATGAAGGACGCCAGGGCGGTACGCTGCAACTCTTCCGCACCAGCCAGCAGTTTGAAAGCGCGACCAAAGATATCGCCGTTCTGAAAGAAGCGGGTGTGCCTTATGAACTCCTGGAAGCGGCCCGGCTGGCGGAGGCTGAGCCTGCGCTGGCTGCCACGCAACACAAGCTCACCGGTGGGTTGCGGTTGCCTAATGATGAAACCGGCGACTGTCAGCTCTTTACTCAGCGCCTTGCTGAGAAAGCGGCTGGCGCTGGCGTCACCTTCCGCTTCACTACGCCAGTGGATGCCTTGCTGCAGGAGGGCAACAAGATCGCAGGCGTGAAATGTGGTGCAGAAACGATCACCGCTGATGCCTTCGTGGTGGCGTTCGGCTCCTACTCCACCAGCCTGCTTAAGGATATTGTCAGCATTCCTGTCTATCCGCTGAAAGGGTATTCACTGACCATCCCGATTAAAGATGCCGGGGCTTCGCCCGTTTCTACCGTTCTGGATGAAACCTATAAAGTGGCGATTACCCGTTTTGATGACCGCATCCGCGTGGGTGGCATGGCGGAAATTGTAGGCTATAACACCAAACTGCTGCCCGCGCGCCGGGAAACGCTGGAGATGGTGGTGGGCGATCTCTTTCCGCAGGGCGGCGAGATCGCTCAGGCCAGCTTCTGGACAGGGCTGCGCCCCATGACGCCTGACGGTACGCCAATTGTCGGGCGCACCCCGCTGAAAAATCTTTATCTGAATACCGGTCACGGAACGCTCGGTTGGACCATGGCCTGCGGTTCCGGGCAGCTACTTTCTGATATTATCTCGGGACGTACGCCAGCCATTGCCGCAGACGATCTCTCGGTGATGCGTTATTTGCCGGGATTTTACCCGAGTCTGGGCCCGCTACACGCGGCTCGTTAA
- a CDS encoding SpoVR family protein, producing MTTIFDDPIKDSKRLSDGPDWTFDLLDDYLKEIDRVAKLYRLETYPHQIEVITSEQMMDAYSSVGMPINYAHWSFGKKFIETEQRYKHGQQGLAYEIVINSNPCIAYLMEENTITMQALVMAHACYGHNSFFRNNYLFRSWTDASSIVDYLIFARNYITRCEERYGMEEVEKLLDSCHALMNYGVDRYKRPQKISLQEEKARQQSREEYLQSQVNMLWRTLPRREKEATQAQQAHYPSEPQENLLYFMEKNAPLLEPWQREILRIVRKVSQYFYPQKQTQVMNEGWATFWHYTILNHLYDEGKVSERFMLEFLHSHTNVIYQPPYNSQWYNGINPYALGFAMFQDIKRICEAPTEEDRYWFPDIAGSDWLETLHFAMREFKDESFISQFLSPKVMRDFRLFTVMDDDRNNFLEIAAIHDEAGYRAIRQQLSAQYNLSNLEPNIQVYDVDLRGDRSLTLHYVPHSRAPLDKSRREVLKHVHRLWGFEVHLEQQNEDGSTELLDRCPPRTSTL from the coding sequence ATGACGACTATCTTTGACGATCCCATTAAGGACAGCAAACGACTCAGTGATGGACCTGACTGGACCTTCGATCTGCTTGATGATTATCTGAAAGAGATCGACCGCGTCGCCAAGCTCTACCGGCTTGAAACTTATCCTCATCAAATCGAAGTCATCACCTCTGAACAAATGATGGATGCCTATTCCAGCGTCGGGATGCCTATTAACTATGCCCACTGGTCCTTCGGTAAAAAATTTATCGAAACGGAGCAGCGTTATAAGCATGGTCAACAGGGTCTGGCGTATGAAATTGTGATCAACTCCAATCCCTGTATTGCTTATCTGATGGAGGAGAACACCATCACTATGCAGGCGCTGGTGATGGCGCACGCCTGTTACGGCCACAACTCCTTCTTCAGGAATAACTACCTGTTTCGCAGCTGGACCGACGCCAGCTCCATCGTCGATTACCTGATTTTTGCCCGTAATTACATTACCCGGTGCGAAGAGCGTTACGGTATGGAAGAGGTGGAAAAGCTGCTCGACTCCTGCCATGCACTGATGAATTACGGCGTCGATCGTTATAAACGTCCGCAAAAAATTTCGCTGCAGGAAGAGAAGGCCCGACAGCAGAGCCGCGAAGAGTATCTGCAAAGTCAGGTCAACATGCTGTGGCGCACCTTACCAAGGCGTGAAAAAGAGGCTACTCAGGCCCAGCAGGCGCATTACCCTTCTGAGCCGCAGGAAAACCTGCTCTATTTTATGGAGAAGAATGCGCCGCTGCTGGAGCCGTGGCAGCGTGAGATTTTGCGTATCGTCCGTAAGGTCAGCCAGTACTTTTACCCGCAGAAGCAGACGCAGGTGATGAATGAAGGCTGGGCTACCTTCTGGCATTACACCATTCTGAATCATCTGTATGACGAAGGGAAAGTCTCTGAGCGCTTTATGCTGGAGTTCCTGCACAGCCATACCAACGTGATTTATCAGCCGCCTTACAACAGCCAGTGGTATAACGGCATCAACCCTTATGCGCTGGGCTTTGCCATGTTCCAGGACATCAAGCGTATTTGTGAAGCGCCAACCGAGGAGGACCGCTACTGGTTCCCCGATATTGCGGGCAGCGACTGGCTGGAAACATTGCATTTCGCCATGCGGGAATTTAAGGATGAAAGCTTTATCAGCCAGTTCCTGTCACCCAAAGTGATGCGCGACTTCCGCCTGTTTACGGTGATGGATGATGATCGTAATAATTTCCTTGAGATTGCCGCCATTCACGATGAAGCGGGTTACAGAGCTATCCGTCAGCAGCTTTCAGCGCAGTATAACCTGAGTAATCTGGAACCCAACATTCAGGTTTATGATGTGGATCTGCGCGGCGATCGATCGCTGACGCTGCACTATGTGCCTCACAGCCGTGCGCCGCTGGATAAGAGCCGCCGGGAAGTGCTGAAGCATGTGCATCGCCTGTGGGGCTTTGAGGTCCATCTGGAGCAGCAGAATGAGGATGGCAGCACCGAACTGCTGGATCGTTGCCCACCCCGCACCTCCACGCTGTAA
- the fadR gene encoding fatty acid metabolism transcriptional regulator FadR, producing the protein MVIKAQSPAGFAEEYIIESIWNSRFPPGSILPAERELSELIGVTRTTLREVLQRLARDGWLTIQHGKPTRVNNFWETSGLSILETLARLDHDSVPQLIDNLLAVRTNISSIFIRRAIRTYPEKAKEVLETAKNVEDKAEAYTDLDYSIFRGLAFASGNPIYGLILNGLKGLYTRVGRHYFSNPEARQLARDFYQQLMTICQNQQFDKIVDAVRDYGRRSGEIWHGMQNSMPTDLPPQRR; encoded by the coding sequence ATGGTCATTAAGGCGCAGAGCCCTGCGGGTTTCGCTGAAGAGTATATTATTGAAAGCATCTGGAACAGTCGCTTCCCTCCGGGGTCGATTCTGCCAGCGGAGCGCGAGCTTTCTGAACTGATTGGTGTGACCCGTACCACCCTGCGTGAAGTCCTCCAGCGCCTTGCGCGCGACGGCTGGTTAACCATTCAGCACGGTAAGCCAACCCGCGTGAACAATTTCTGGGAAACCTCTGGTCTCAGCATTCTGGAAACGCTAGCCCGGTTAGATCATGACAGCGTTCCTCAGCTGATTGATAACCTGCTTGCCGTGCGCACGAATATCTCCTCTATCTTTATTCGTCGGGCCATCCGCACTTACCCGGAAAAGGCGAAAGAGGTGCTGGAAACGGCAAAGAACGTGGAAGATAAAGCGGAAGCGTACACCGACCTCGACTACAGCATTTTCCGCGGCCTGGCGTTTGCCTCCGGGAATCCGATTTATGGTCTGATCCTCAACGGCCTGAAAGGGCTCTATACCCGCGTGGGAAGACACTACTTCTCTAATCCTGAAGCACGCCAGCTGGCACGCGACTTTTATCAGCAGCTGATGACCATTTGTCAGAACCAGCAGTTTGATAAGATTGTTGATGCGGTCCGGGATTACGGGCGGCGTAGTGGGGAAATCTGGCACGGCATGCAAAACAGTATGCCAACGGATTTACCGCCGCAGCGTCGGTAA
- the dsbB gene encoding disulfide bond formation protein DsbB, giving the protein MLRYLNSSSRGRGAWLLLAFTAFALEMVALYFQHVLMLKPCVMCIYERCALFGIMGAGVVGAIAPKTPLRWVAILIWIYSAWEGVRLSWEHTMIQLHPNPFVTCDFAARFPGWLPLDKWLPSVFVATGDCAEKQWSLLTLSMPQWLIGIFAAFLIVALLVLVAQPFKPKRRDLFSR; this is encoded by the coding sequence ATGTTGCGATATCTGAATAGCAGTTCCCGCGGCCGCGGTGCCTGGCTGCTCCTGGCCTTTACGGCTTTTGCCCTGGAAATGGTCGCACTCTATTTTCAGCACGTCTTAATGCTAAAACCCTGCGTAATGTGTATTTATGAACGTTGTGCCCTGTTTGGCATTATGGGCGCGGGAGTGGTGGGAGCCATCGCGCCTAAAACGCCTCTGCGCTGGGTCGCTATCCTGATATGGATCTACAGTGCCTGGGAAGGCGTCCGCCTCTCCTGGGAACATACCATGATCCAACTGCATCCGAATCCTTTTGTCACCTGTGATTTTGCCGCCCGCTTCCCCGGCTGGCTTCCGCTGGATAAATGGCTGCCTTCCGTGTTTGTTGCTACCGGTGACTGCGCCGAAAAGCAGTGGTCATTATTAACGCTGAGTATGCCGCAATGGCTGATAGGAATTTTTGCCGCCTTTCTCATCGTGGCGCTACTGGTACTTGTTGCTCAGCCGTTTAAGCCAAAACGCCGCGATCTTTTCTCACGCTAG
- a CDS encoding YcgN family cysteine cluster protein — protein sequence MTETPFWQRKTLEQMSDEEWESLCDGCGQCCLNKLQDADTDEIYFTNVACNQLNIKTCQCRNYERRFEYEEDCIKLTRENLPTFSWLPPSCAYRVLAEGKNLPVWHPLRSGSKAAMHAERISVRHIAVRESEVRDWEDHIINRPHR from the coding sequence ATGACTGAGACCCCTTTCTGGCAGCGGAAAACGCTGGAACAAATGAGTGATGAGGAATGGGAATCCTTGTGTGACGGATGTGGCCAGTGCTGTCTCAACAAGTTGCAGGATGCCGACACGGATGAGATCTACTTCACTAACGTCGCCTGCAACCAGCTCAATATCAAAACCTGCCAGTGCCGCAACTATGAGCGTCGCTTCGAATATGAAGAGGACTGCATTAAGCTGACGCGCGAGAATCTGCCCACTTTCTCCTGGCTGCCGCCAAGCTGCGCCTATAGGGTGCTGGCTGAAGGTAAAAATCTGCCGGTCTGGCATCCTCTGCGCAGTGGTTCGAAAGCGGCGATGCACGCAGAACGTATCTCAGTCCGGCACATTGCCGTGCGGGAGAGCGAAGTGCGGGACTGGGAAGATCACATTATTAACCGGCCTCATCGCTGA
- a CDS encoding fumarylacetoacetate hydrolase family protein yields MYQHHNWQGALLDYPVSKVVCVGSNYAKHIKEMGSATPAEPVLFIKPETALCDIRQPLSIPKDLGAVHHEVELAVLIGSTLKNASEEHVTKAIAGYGIALDLTLRDLQAACKKAGQPWEKAKGFDNSCPISGFIPASEFAADPQNVELKLVVNGEVRQQGNTEEMIHKIVPLIAYMSKFFTLRAGDIILTGTPEGVGPMASGDTLEVTLGDRGVATRVL; encoded by the coding sequence ATGTATCAGCATCATAACTGGCAGGGCGCGTTGTTGGATTATCCGGTGAGCAAAGTGGTCTGCGTGGGCAGTAACTATGCCAAACACATTAAAGAGATGGGCAGCGCAACGCCTGCCGAGCCGGTGCTGTTTATCAAACCTGAAACGGCGCTGTGCGATATCCGCCAGCCTCTGTCGATTCCTAAAGATCTTGGCGCCGTGCATCACGAGGTCGAGCTGGCGGTGCTGATTGGCTCAACCCTTAAAAATGCTTCAGAAGAGCACGTAACCAAAGCCATTGCGGGTTACGGCATTGCGCTGGATCTTACGCTGCGCGATCTGCAGGCGGCCTGCAAGAAAGCGGGTCAGCCGTGGGAAAAAGCTAAGGGCTTTGACAACTCCTGTCCAATCTCTGGCTTCATTCCCGCCAGCGAGTTTGCCGCCGATCCACAGAACGTGGAACTGAAGCTGGTGGTAAATGGCGAAGTGCGCCAGCAGGGCAATACCGAAGAGATGATCCATAAAATTGTGCCGCTGATCGCTTATATGAGCAAATTTTTCACCCTGCGCGCAGGCGATATTATCCTGACCGGCACGCCTGAAGGCGTAGGCCCTATGGCTTCCGGCGACACGCTTGAAGTCACGCTGGGTGACCGGGGTGTCGCTACCCGCGTGCTGTAA
- a CDS encoding lytic murein transglycosylase, with product MKLTSLSTVIFSLILAGCASKNSAAPAPAAPVPAQGATPAPAKGGFLQAPTKTTLATEGRNPAEFPGYVEQLKAQARQQGIDESTLESAFANVHFVDHVINSDRNQLEQKVTLSDYLSRVMTEKKIQQGRESLQRYQAQLMPIAQHSGVQPQYIVALWAMESSFGKIQGREDVISALATLAFEGRREAFFTKELIAALQIIQQQHIAAGEMKGSWAGAMGQNQFMPSSFMRYGADGDGDGKIDIWNSVDDVFASTANYLAKEGWKRGESWGREAILPVDFVPEMAGLKEGQAKTVGEWEKLGVRLSSDQNLPDTRQRAWIVTPDDIPGRAFMVYDNFRTIMRWNRSYYFAISIGMMADAISQ from the coding sequence ATGAAGCTTACATCCCTCAGTACGGTTATTTTTTCCCTGATTCTGGCCGGATGCGCCAGTAAAAATAGTGCCGCCCCCGCGCCTGCAGCGCCTGTTCCCGCCCAGGGCGCAACGCCTGCACCGGCGAAAGGCGGTTTCCTGCAGGCGCCGACAAAAACCACGCTGGCAACCGAAGGTCGTAATCCGGCTGAGTTTCCCGGCTATGTTGAGCAGTTAAAAGCGCAGGCTCGCCAGCAGGGAATCGATGAGAGTACGCTCGAGAGCGCTTTTGCCAACGTTCATTTTGTCGATCACGTCATTAACTCCGATCGCAATCAACTTGAACAGAAAGTGACGCTGAGCGACTACCTTTCCCGCGTTATGACGGAGAAGAAGATCCAGCAGGGGCGCGAAAGCTTGCAGCGTTATCAGGCGCAACTGATGCCGATTGCTCAGCATTCCGGCGTGCAGCCGCAATATATCGTTGCGCTTTGGGCCATGGAGAGTAGCTTTGGTAAAATCCAGGGGCGTGAAGATGTGATCTCTGCGCTTGCCACGCTCGCCTTTGAGGGGCGCCGCGAAGCCTTCTTCACCAAAGAGCTTATTGCAGCGCTGCAAATCATTCAGCAGCAGCATATCGCCGCCGGGGAGATGAAAGGCTCCTGGGCTGGGGCAATGGGGCAAAACCAGTTTATGCCCAGCTCCTTTATGCGCTACGGCGCAGACGGCGATGGCGACGGTAAGATCGACATCTGGAACAGCGTGGATGACGTTTTTGCTTCCACCGCCAATTATCTGGCGAAAGAGGGCTGGAAACGGGGTGAAAGTTGGGGCCGGGAAGCGATCCTGCCGGTGGACTTTGTGCCGGAAATGGCCGGGCTGAAAGAGGGGCAGGCTAAAACCGTGGGGGAATGGGAAAAACTGGGTGTCCGGCTCAGCAGTGACCAGAATCTTCCTGACACACGACAGCGCGCCTGGATCGTAACTCCAGATGATATTCCTGGCCGCGCGTTCATGGTTTATGACAATTTCCGCACCATTATGCGCTGGAATCGATCCTATTATTTCGCTATCAGCATCGGCATGATGGCGGACGCGATTTCTCAATAA
- a CDS encoding YcgL domain-containing protein encodes MFCVIYRSSKRDQTYLYVEKKDDFSRVPAELLQGFGKPQLAMMLPLDGSKKLANADLAKVKASLEEQGFYLQVPPPIESLLKMHLGKE; translated from the coding sequence ATGTTTTGTGTGATCTACAGAAGCAGCAAGCGTGACCAGACTTATCTTTATGTCGAAAAAAAAGACGATTTCTCGCGCGTACCGGCTGAACTGCTGCAAGGCTTCGGTAAACCGCAGCTGGCTATGATGCTGCCGCTGGACGGCAGCAAAAAGCTGGCGAACGCTGATTTAGCTAAAGTAAAGGCGTCACTTGAAGAGCAGGGGTTTTATTTACAGGTCCCTCCGCCGATCGAAAGTCTGCTTAAGATGCACCTGGGAAAAGAGTAA
- the minC gene encoding septum site-determining protein MinC, with translation MSQTPIELKGSSFTLSVVHLHHADPEVVRQALQDKINQAPAFLKNAPVVLNMASLTGEVNWRLMQQAIISTGLHIVGVSGCKDESLKRIISRAGLPLLSEGKEQKQTVEVVEPAQPVETPAIKTRVINAPVRSGQQIYAKNCDLIVTSSVSAGAELIADGNIHIYGMMRGRALAGASGDRECQIFCTSLSAELVSIAGEYWIMDQIPAEFFGKASRLCLSDGALTIQTLN, from the coding sequence ATGTCACAAACGCCAATCGAGTTAAAAGGCAGCAGTTTTACTCTGTCTGTTGTGCACCTTCATCACGCCGATCCAGAAGTGGTTCGTCAGGCATTGCAGGACAAAATCAATCAGGCTCCCGCCTTTCTGAAAAATGCCCCGGTTGTTTTGAACATGGCTTCACTCACCGGTGAAGTGAACTGGCGGCTCATGCAGCAGGCCATTATCTCCACCGGCCTGCATATTGTTGGCGTTAGTGGCTGCAAAGATGAGTCGCTGAAGCGCATCATCAGCCGCGCAGGTTTGCCGCTGCTGTCGGAAGGTAAAGAGCAGAAACAAACCGTTGAGGTTGTTGAACCTGCCCAGCCCGTTGAAACCCCCGCCATTAAAACAAGGGTCATCAATGCCCCGGTCCGCTCTGGTCAACAGATTTATGCCAAGAACTGTGATTTGATTGTGACCAGCAGCGTCAGCGCCGGCGCTGAACTTATCGCCGATGGCAACATCCATATTTATGGCATGATGCGCGGACGTGCGCTGGCAGGAGCCAGTGGCGATCGTGAGTGCCAGATCTTTTGTACCAGTTTGTCAGCTGAGTTGGTCTCTATTGCCGGTGAATACTGGATAATGGACCAAATCCCGGCTGAATTTTTTGGAAAAGCGTCACGCCTCTGCTTAAGCGATGGCGCCCTGACTATACAGACATTGAACTGA
- the minD gene encoding septum site-determining protein MinD, whose protein sequence is MARIIVVTSGKGGVGKTTSSAAIATGLAQKGKKTVVIDFDIGLRNLDLIMGCERRVVYDFVNVIQGDATLNQALIKDKRTEKLFILPASQTRDKDALTRDGVEKVLNDLTAMEFDFIVCDSPAGIETGALMALYFADEAIITTNPEVSSVRDSDRILGILSSKSRRAENGQDPIKEHLLLTRYNPGRVNRGDMLSMEDVLEILRIPLAGVIPEDQSVLRASNQGEPVILDAESDAGKAYADTVDRILGEERPFRFIEEEKKGFLKRLFGG, encoded by the coding sequence ATGGCACGCATTATTGTAGTTACATCGGGTAAAGGAGGCGTGGGCAAGACCACGTCCAGCGCGGCCATCGCTACCGGTTTAGCCCAGAAGGGCAAAAAGACCGTGGTTATCGACTTTGATATCGGTTTGCGTAACCTCGATCTGATTATGGGTTGTGAACGTCGCGTAGTTTACGACTTTGTTAATGTGATTCAGGGCGATGCCACCCTGAACCAGGCGCTGATTAAAGATAAACGCACCGAAAAATTGTTCATTCTCCCTGCGTCACAGACTCGCGACAAAGATGCGCTGACGCGTGATGGCGTGGAGAAGGTCCTGAATGACCTGACCGCGATGGAGTTCGACTTCATCGTCTGCGATTCACCGGCGGGTATTGAAACCGGTGCGCTGATGGCGCTCTATTTTGCTGACGAAGCGATTATTACCACTAACCCTGAAGTCTCTTCGGTGCGTGACTCTGACCGCATCCTGGGCATCCTCTCTTCAAAATCGCGTCGTGCTGAAAACGGACAGGATCCGATTAAAGAGCATCTGCTGCTGACCCGCTACAATCCGGGCCGCGTTAACCGTGGTGATATGCTGAGCATGGAAGACGTGCTGGAAATTCTGCGTATCCCGCTGGCAGGCGTTATTCCTGAAGATCAGTCCGTGCTGCGCGCGTCAAACCAGGGTGAGCCGGTGATCCTGGATGCCGAGTCCGATGCGGGCAAAGCCTACGCCGATACCGTTGACCGAATTCTCGGTGAAGAACGCCCCTTCCGCTTCATTGAAGAAGAGAAGAAGGGTTTCCTGAAACGCCTGTTTGGGGGATAA
- the minE gene encoding cell division topological specificity factor MinE, protein MALLDFFLSRKKSTANIAKERLQIIVAERRRGDSEPHYLPQLKRDILEVICKYVKIDPEMLSVKLDQKDDDISILELNVTLPEAEEAPK, encoded by the coding sequence ATGGCCTTACTCGATTTCTTTTTATCCCGTAAAAAGAGCACAGCCAATATAGCCAAGGAACGGCTGCAGATTATTGTTGCAGAGCGCAGGAGGGGCGACAGTGAGCCCCACTATCTGCCGCAGCTGAAAAGGGATATTCTGGAAGTTATCTGCAAATATGTGAAGATCGATCCGGAAATGCTGAGCGTTAAGCTGGATCAAAAGGATGATGATATTTCGATTCTGGAGCTGAACGTTACGCTTCCGGAGGCAGAAGAAGCCCCGAAATGA
- the rnd gene encoding ribonuclease D, whose product MITTNEALAELCQRARQVPALALDTEFVRTRTYYPGLGLIQLYDGEQIALIDPLPVTEWGPFRDLLLDENVIKFLHAGSEDLEVFLHEYGVLPTPMIDTQILAAFTGRPLSCGFATLVESYTGIALDKSESRTDWLARPLTARQCEYAAADVYYLLPIAQKLMNEAREAGSLDAALNECSLLCQRRQRVVAPEEAYRDITNAWQLRPRQLAALRLLAAWRLELAREKDMAVNFVVREENLWKVARYMPGSLGELDHLGLAGQEIRFHGKALVAMVARANELDESELPAPVANLIDNPDYKKVFKELKALMAEVAEKEGIGQELLASRRQINQLLSWHWRLKPQESKPELVDGWRGALLHDGIATILKAY is encoded by the coding sequence ATGATAACCACTAACGAGGCGCTGGCTGAACTCTGCCAGCGTGCTCGTCAGGTTCCGGCGCTGGCGCTGGATACCGAATTTGTCAGAACCCGCACCTACTATCCTGGTCTGGGGCTGATCCAGCTGTACGATGGCGAACAGATTGCGCTGATTGATCCTCTGCCAGTCACCGAGTGGGGCCCGTTTCGTGACCTGCTGCTTGATGAGAACGTTATTAAGTTCCTGCACGCCGGCAGTGAAGATCTTGAAGTATTTCTGCATGAGTATGGCGTTTTACCGACCCCAATGATCGATACGCAGATTCTGGCAGCCTTTACCGGCCGGCCACTCTCCTGCGGCTTTGCAACGCTGGTTGAATCCTATACCGGCATTGCGCTGGACAAGAGTGAATCCCGTACCGACTGGCTTGCCCGCCCGCTGACGGCCAGGCAGTGTGAATATGCGGCTGCGGACGTTTACTATCTGCTGCCGATTGCGCAGAAGCTGATGAACGAAGCACGGGAAGCGGGCAGTCTGGATGCTGCTCTGAACGAGTGCAGCCTGCTGTGCCAGCGCCGTCAGAGGGTTGTGGCGCCAGAAGAGGCATATCGCGATATCACCAACGCCTGGCAGCTTCGCCCGCGTCAGCTGGCTGCGCTGCGTCTGCTGGCTGCCTGGCGGCTTGAGCTGGCCCGGGAGAAAGATATGGCGGTGAACTTTGTGGTGCGCGAAGAGAATTTATGGAAAGTCGCCCGCTATATGCCTGGGTCGCTGGGCGAACTCGATCATTTAGGCCTGGCGGGGCAGGAAATTCGTTTTCACGGTAAAGCGCTGGTAGCGATGGTGGCCAGAGCGAACGAGCTGGATGAGAGCGAGCTACCGGCACCGGTGGCGAACCTGATTGATAATCCTGATTACAAGAAAGTCTTTAAAGAGCTGAAAGCGTTGATGGCTGAAGTGGCAGAGAAAGAGGGCATAGGTCAGGAGCTGCTGGCTTCACGTCGTCAAATCAACCAGCTGTTGAGCTGGCACTGGCGTCTGAAACCGCAGGAGTCAAAACCGGAGCTGGTGGATGGATGGCGGGGCGCACTGCTTCACGACGGGATCGCAACAATCCTGAAGGCGTACTGA